From Aedes albopictus strain Foshan chromosome 1, AalbF5, whole genome shotgun sequence, one genomic window encodes:
- the LOC115264218 gene encoding serine protease easter-like translates to MDAIKLVIAAVLLWLVVVIGLAEGQDNFQCGIPRARSTFLIIYGESARHGHWPWHVALKLRQKDGVEKYACGGTLISHKFVLTAAHCVLSENRHQLLRSVKDVTIWAGVFNLDQPEETLQVRSVARFHINGYTRDNLLHDIALLETTEPFQYSAHVLPACLNEKSGLQTGLGTVVGWGVSENDQNSPTLKKLVMPVVADTECLRSDPAVFGIATAKELFCAGYANGSAPCNGDSGGGLMVQQGDSWYLAGIVSFTKVRKAGSSLCLAESYTAFTNVTAYWSWIEGVTNIDFRGKFNEERDIPCRTALGTMGNCVPLQQCRDIFNIIRAPIVSQQDAHYINRSICRIAGIPRAVCCQQQHIEPLPLHPNSLLLPSDCGRARVRSGPAAGQSTLVFEFPWMAIVRFKPKRNKVPHCLGTLLNTRYVLSVTGCKQKQKENPIDHVRFGEHAESTTIDCSFDERGRRMCARNVLDVKVERFIEHPQFDVPMYTNDLAIIRLVTDIDYSDQIRPVCLPLYSPSRSNVPLDQIITAWDLDYMTTNIYKGELRRYPERLVDLDVCQKGYEKAGFTPMLSEDRMCALQLGPEYNCQRMAGAPVGTYVNTDGTERFVQFGLWKFAPLNCTVRESVPALAMNLVRYLDWILQNLEPSEKSIIKA, encoded by the exons ATGGACGCGATCAAGTTGGTGATCGCGGCTGTGCTGTTGTGGTTGGTGGTGGTGATAGGGCTTGCGGAAGGTCAGGACAACTTCCAGTGTGGTATACCGCGAGCGAGGTCGACTTTCTTGATTATTTACGGGGAGAGTGCGCGGCATGGTCATTGGCCATGGCACGTGGCGTTGAAGCTGCGGCAGAAGGATGGGGTGGAGAAGTACGCTTGTGGCGGTACGTTGATCAGTCATAAGTTTGTTTTGACGGCGGCTCATTGCGTGCTGAGCGAGAACCGGCATCAGCTGTTGAGGAGCGTGAAGGATGTAACGATTTGGGCGGGAGTTTTCAACTTGGATCAACCGGAAGAGACGTTGCAGGTGCGATCGGTGGCACGATTCCACATCAATGGTTACACAAGAGATAACCTGTTGCACGATATTGCACTGCTGGAGACGACGGAGCCTTTCCAGTATTCGGCGCACGTGCTACCAGCCTGCTTGAATGAGAAATCGGGATTGCAGACAGGGCTGGGAACCGTAGTAGGCTGGGGTGTTTCCGAAAACGATCAAAACTCGCCTACTTTGAAGAAGTTGGTGATGCCGGTCGTAGCCGATACGGAGTGTCTGAGAAGCGATCCCGCTGTTTTCGGCATTGCTACGGCGAAGGAACTCTTCTGCGCCGGTTATGCAAATG GATCTGCTCCATGCAACGGCGATAGCGGTGGTGGACTGATGGTCCAACAAGGTGACTCTTGGTATCTAGCAGGGATTGTCTCATTTACCAAGGTTCGGAAGGCCGGATCAAGCCTTTGCCTTGCGGAATCCTACACTGCGTTCACCAATGTCACAGCCTACTGGAGCTGGATCGAAGGCGTTACGAATATTGACTTCCGCGGAAAGTTTAACGAAGAAC GTGACATTCCATGTAGAACTGCCCTCGGTACCATGGGAAATTGTGTACCGCTGCAACAATGTCGGGACATCTTCAACATCATCCGAGCGCCGATCGTCTCCCAGCAGGATGCTCACTACATAAACCGATCCATCTGTCGAATTGCCGGAATTCCTCGTGCTGTATGCTGTCAGCAACAGCACATCGAGCCTCTGCCTCTACATCCTAATTCACTACTCCTGCCCAGTGACTGCGGTAGAGCGCGGGTTCGCAGCGGTCCCGCTGCCGGTCAATCCACCCTAGTCTTCGAGTTCCCTTGGATGGCCATAGTGCGGTTCAAACCTAAGCGAAACAAAGTTCCTCACTGTTTGGGAACACTGCTTAACACCAGATACGTCCTCTCGGTTACGGGTTGCAAGCAGAAGCAGAAGGAGAATCCTAT CGATCACGTCCGCTTTGGAGAGCACGCCGAGTCGACCACGATCGATTGCTCCTTCGACGAACGGGGCCGTCGAATGTGTGCACGGAACGTGCTGGACGTCAAAGTCGAACGCTTCATCGAACATCCGCAGTTCGACGTTCCGATGTACACCAACGATCTGGCGATCATCCGCCTGGTAACCGATATCGACTATTCGGATCAAATCCGCCCGGTGTGCCTTCCGCTGTACTCCCCGAGCCGATCGAACGTCCCCCTGGACCAGATCATCACCGCGTGGGACCTGGACTACATGACCACCAACATCTACAAGGGTGAACTGCGCCGCTATCCGGAGCGACTCGTTGACCTGGATGTGTGCCAGAAGGGCTACGAGAAAGCCGGCTTCACTCCAATGTTGAGTGAGGATCGTATGTGCGCTTTGCAGCTAGGACCGGAGTACAACTGCCAGCGGATGGCTGGGGCACCGGTTGGAACCTACGTCAATACGGACGGAACCGAGCGGTTCGTTCAGTTTGGGTTGTGGAAGTTTGCGCCGCTGAATTGTACGGTGCGGGAATCGGTGCCGGCGTTGGCCATGAATTTGGTGCGGTACTTGGATTGGATTCTGCAGAACCTGGAACCGTCCGAGAAGAGCATTATCAAAGCGTGA